The genomic DNA GTATTATCAAGAAGTGATTTGTTGAATAAGGTATGGGGCTATGAACATTATGGTGATGTAAGAGTTATAGATACACATATTAAAAACTTACGAAAAAAATTAGGAATTCCTTATATTAAAACGGTGAAAGGCATTGGCTACAAAATCGAATCGTAGCAAAGACAACATCACCAAAAATATTTTCATCAAAACCTTATTATTTTGTATTCTTTTATCACTTTGTCTTTATCAAATTATTTACTTCTTAGCTTCAGACTACGATAAAGAACGTTTTGCGAAAGAAACTGGAATGCTGACTACAGAACAAGCGGATTCAGATAAACAAAACGACCAAAGTAAAACGAATCAAAATAAAGCTGTATCACAGGGAGACATTTTTAATTTCCAATCTTCTATTATAGATTATAAATCACTCTCTACAGCTATCAATCACCTTTTGCAGCCTAGCCAAACTGCAAAAGCAAAAGAACATACTCAAAATATTTCGGGGAAAAATAGCGCTTCTGCTCCACTTACAGAAATGGAAAAGCAAGTCGCTACTAATGATGCCTTACATAAACAAAATGCAGCAAGTAAAGCAAATGATGCACAAGATAATCCAAAATTAACAGATGTACTGCAGCAATTAGCTCCACATATTGGGGCAACAATGCTTGCACTCTCTCTGCTCGGATCTTTAATTTATGCAAAACTAATTGCTAGACCTTTTCAATATATGAGTGATGCTCTAAAAGATATTATGAATCTTGATTTTTCAGATAAAAAGCTACTTAACAAAAATACTGATCAAACAGACTTTAATTTGCAAGTAGCTGCTTCACAAGTACCAAATATTGTGAAGAATTTACATGCAAGCAATCAAGATTTAAGAAATGAACTCAAAAAGGAACAACAATTAGAACAATCTCGTAAAGAATTTATGTCTATGGTTTCCCATGAATTAAAAACACCAATCGCAGCCGTTATGGGACAACTAGATGGCATGATTCACGGAATTGGAGCTTATAAAGATAGAGATAAATATTTAAAACGTTCCTATGAAATGATGCAAGACATTAAC from Bacillus basilensis includes the following:
- a CDS encoding cell wall metabolism sensor histidine kinase WalK, with amino-acid sequence MATKSNRSKDNITKNIFIKTLLFCILLSLCLYQIIYFLASDYDKERFAKETGMLTTEQADSDKQNDQSKTNQNKAVSQGDIFNFQSSIIDYKSLSTAINHLLQPSQTAKAKEHTQNISGKNSASAPLTEMEKQVATNDALHKQNAASKANDAQDNPKLTDVLQQLAPHIGATMLALSLLGSLIYAKLIARPFQYMSDALKDIMNLDFSDKKLLNKNTDQTDFNLQVAASQVPNIVKNLHASNQDLRNELKKEQQLEQSRKEFMSMVSHELKTPIAAVMGQLDGMIHGIGAYKDRDKYLKRSYEMMQDINILTEKMSELSKIQNPQFKPNLKVISLTNIIEDVMKKVDYFVSVKQLNVQSNIKQDVQVLADPKFIQTAIFNIISNAIHYTIDHQHVYIKLYEKPNGYALEVLNTGSQIDEDKLAHLFEPFYRANPDKHGLVQGSGLGLYIVKQILDKHQFPYGIQNTPQGVKCSIVFPKAM